A window of Plantibacter sp. PA-3-X8 genomic DNA:
CGCCGGTTTGAAGCCCAGCCGGGCGTTCTCGCAGCACCCGGGGCGGCAGACGTCGTACCAGGGGCCGAGGTCGGTCATGTGCGGTCGTTCCTCGACGGGCGTGCCGTCGCGGCGCTCGAGGACGAGGTCGACGAGTCCCTTGACGTAGGCGGCGGCGGTGCCAGGCGTCGGGACGCGGACGGCGGCGAGGCCGTGCTCGCCGGCCGTCTCGATGGCCTCGTTGTCGAGGTCCCACATGACCTCCATGTGGTCGCTCACGAAGCCGAGCGGCACGATGACGATCGCCTTGCGGCCGGCGGCGGGCAGCTCGGCGATCGCGTCGTTGATGTCGGGCTCGAGCCACGGCATGCTCGGCGGGCCGGAGCGCGACTGGTAGACGAGCTGCCACGGCACCGAGACGCCGCTGCCGACCGCGCCACCGAGGACACCGGCCTCACGGAGCTGGTCGATGGCGTTCGCCATGACGACCTCGGCCACCGCGAGGTGCTGGGCTTCGTACGCGCCGTGGTCGCCGAAGCCGCGGAAGTCGGGGCCGGAGCGCGCGGCGTCACCGGTGGGGATCGAGTGCGTCGCGAAGAGCACCTCGATCTCCGTCTCGGCGGAGAGCTCGGGCTGTTCGCGCAGGTACTCGG
This region includes:
- a CDS encoding ferrochelatase — translated: MAAMNLGSTGAEAPERIVRGATDAAAAGPEHVSEPTDYDAILLAGFGGPEGQDDVIPFLRNVTRGRGIPEERLEEVAHHYRHFGGVSPINDQNRALKAALELELASRGIDLPVLWGNRNWDPYLRDALTEAHERGFTKLIAIATSAYSSYSSCRQYREDFAIAVDETNLQGEIQIDKVRQFFDHPGFVTPFIDGVRDAIAEYLREQPELSAETEIEVLFATHSIPTGDAARSGPDFRGFGDHGAYEAQHLAVAEVVMANAIDQLREAGVLGGAVGSGVSVPWQLVYQSRSGPPSMPWLEPDINDAIAELPAAGRKAIVIVPLGFVSDHMEVMWDLDNEAIETAGEHGLAAVRVPTPGTAAAYVKGLVDLVLERRDGTPVEERPHMTDLGPWYDVCRPGCCENARLGFKPAFSGIAP